In Streptomyces nodosus, one DNA window encodes the following:
- a CDS encoding ABC transporter substrate-binding protein — MRATLPHSRLRRDGGTHSVRKAVALTAVAVMSAGLLAGCADDGGGKSSGSSDGKGKTTITLGLFGTMGFKEAGLYSEYEKLHPDIKIAENVIERNENYYPPLLNHLTTNSGLQDVQAVEVGNIAEIVDTQAAKLEDLSKTPGVSKANWVEWKWEQATTKDGQTVGLGTDIGPMAICYRKDLFEQAGLPTDRDEVGKLWAGDWNKLVSVGEQYQKKAPKGTSFMDSPGGLLNAILSSEKDRFYDSSGQVIYKTNPAVKNAFNLTAKAAKEGLVGAQTQFQPTWDQTIANTKFASVACPPWMLGYIKGKSKADAAGKWDVAVAPKSGNWGGSFLSVPKSGKHVKQASELVAWLTAPEQQAKLFSVQGSFPSAPSAYTMPEVTGAKNEMTGEAPIGTVFAEAAKSIPVQTIGPKDQIIQQGLTDNGVILVTKGKSAADAWETATKTIDNNLEK, encoded by the coding sequence ATGCGAGCAACTCTCCCCCATTCTCGGCTCCGCCGGGACGGAGGGACCCACTCCGTCCGCAAAGCGGTGGCCCTGACCGCCGTCGCAGTGATGAGCGCCGGGCTGCTGGCCGGCTGTGCCGACGACGGCGGTGGGAAGAGCAGCGGGAGCTCGGACGGCAAGGGCAAGACCACGATCACGCTCGGCCTGTTCGGCACCATGGGCTTCAAGGAGGCCGGACTCTACTCCGAGTACGAGAAGCTCCACCCCGACATCAAGATCGCTGAGAATGTGATCGAGCGGAACGAGAACTACTACCCCCCGCTGCTCAACCACCTCACCACCAACAGCGGTCTGCAGGACGTCCAGGCCGTCGAGGTCGGCAACATCGCCGAGATCGTGGACACTCAGGCGGCCAAGCTGGAGGACCTGTCCAAGACCCCGGGCGTGTCCAAGGCCAACTGGGTGGAGTGGAAGTGGGAGCAGGCCACCACCAAGGACGGCCAGACCGTCGGCCTCGGCACCGACATCGGCCCGATGGCGATCTGCTACCGCAAGGACCTCTTCGAGCAGGCCGGTCTGCCCACCGACCGCGACGAGGTCGGCAAGCTGTGGGCCGGTGACTGGAACAAGCTCGTCAGCGTCGGCGAGCAGTACCAGAAGAAGGCGCCGAAGGGCACCAGCTTCATGGACTCCCCCGGCGGTCTGCTCAACGCGATCCTCAGCAGCGAGAAGGACCGGTTCTACGACTCGTCCGGCCAGGTCATCTACAAGACGAACCCGGCCGTGAAGAACGCCTTCAACCTCACCGCGAAGGCTGCCAAGGAGGGGCTGGTCGGCGCGCAGACCCAGTTCCAGCCGACCTGGGACCAGACGATCGCCAACACCAAGTTCGCCTCGGTCGCCTGCCCGCCGTGGATGCTCGGCTACATCAAGGGCAAGTCCAAGGCCGACGCCGCGGGCAAGTGGGACGTGGCCGTCGCGCCCAAGTCCGGCAACTGGGGCGGCTCCTTCCTGAGCGTGCCGAAGAGCGGCAAGCATGTGAAGCAGGCCTCCGAGCTGGTCGCCTGGCTGACCGCGCCCGAGCAGCAGGCCAAGCTGTTCAGCGTCCAGGGCAGCTTCCCGAGCGCGCCGTCGGCGTACACCATGCCCGAAGTCACCGGCGCCAAGAACGAGATGACCGGTGAGGCCCCGATCGGCACCGTCTTCGCCGAGGCCGCCAAGTCCATCCCGGTCCAGACGATCGGCCCGAAGGACCAGATCATCCAGCAGGGTCTGACCGACAACGGCGTGATCCTCGTGACCAAGGGCAAGTCGGCCGCCGACGCGTGGGAGACGGCCACCAAGACCATCGACAACAACCTCGAGAAGTGA
- a CDS encoding LacI family DNA-binding transcriptional regulator, with translation MAGHGTRGRSGRRPTLEEVAARAGVGRGTVSRVINGSPRVSDATRAAVEAAVAELGYVPNTAARALAANRTNAIALVVPEPETRFFAEPYFSDMVKGVGAELADSEMQLLLIFASGDRERRRLAQYLAAHRVDGVLLVSVHADDPLPDLLAQLEIPAVISGPRSERETLPSVDSDNYGGGRSAVEHLMSRGCEQIATITGRLDVYGAQRRVDAYRDTLRNAGREVDEALIAPGDFTEEGGRRAMTELLARRPGLDAVFAGSDVMAAGARQVLRESGRRIPDDVALVGFDDSVIARHMEPPLTSVRQPMEEMGRAMIDLLLDEIADRRPPASRTLERRQVVLPTQLMERASS, from the coding sequence ATGGCAGGCCACGGTACGCGCGGTCGGAGTGGCCGACGGCCGACCCTGGAGGAGGTCGCCGCGCGGGCGGGTGTCGGCCGCGGCACGGTCTCCCGGGTGATCAACGGCTCGCCCCGGGTCAGCGACGCGACGCGCGCGGCCGTCGAGGCGGCGGTGGCGGAGCTCGGCTATGTGCCGAACACCGCGGCCCGGGCGCTGGCCGCCAACCGTACGAACGCGATCGCCCTGGTCGTTCCGGAACCGGAGACCCGCTTCTTCGCGGAGCCGTACTTCTCCGACATGGTGAAGGGCGTGGGCGCCGAGCTCGCCGACTCGGAGATGCAGCTGCTGCTGATCTTCGCGAGCGGCGACCGGGAGCGGCGCAGGCTGGCCCAGTATCTGGCGGCGCACCGGGTGGACGGGGTGCTGCTGGTCTCGGTGCACGCGGACGACCCGCTGCCCGACCTGCTCGCCCAGCTGGAGATCCCGGCGGTGATCAGCGGCCCCCGCTCGGAGCGGGAGACCCTGCCGTCGGTGGACTCGGACAACTACGGCGGCGGCCGTTCGGCGGTCGAGCACCTGATGTCCCGCGGCTGCGAGCAGATCGCCACGATCACCGGCCGCCTCGATGTGTACGGCGCCCAGCGGCGCGTCGACGCCTACCGTGACACGCTGCGGAACGCGGGCCGGGAGGTGGACGAGGCGCTGATCGCCCCCGGTGACTTCACCGAGGAGGGCGGACGCCGGGCCATGACCGAACTGCTGGCCCGCCGCCCGGGGCTGGACGCGGTGTTCGCCGGGTCGGACGTGATGGCGGCGGGCGCCCGCCAGGTGCTGCGCGAGTCGGGCCGGCGCATCCCCGACGACGTGGCGCTGGTCGGCTTCGACGACTCGGTGATAGCCCGCCATATGGAGCCGCCGCTGACGAGCGTGCGCCAGCCGATGGAGGAGATGGGCCGCGCGATGATCGACCTCCTCCTGGACGAGATCGCGGACCGCCGCCCGCCGGCCTCCCGCACCCTGGAACGCCGCCAGGTGGTCCTGCCGACCCAACTGATGGAACGGGCCTCTTCCTGA